A genomic stretch from Neomonachus schauinslandi chromosome 14, ASM220157v2, whole genome shotgun sequence includes:
- the COMT gene encoding catechol O-methyltransferase → MPEAPPLLLAAFSLGLVLLALVLCLRRWGLAIPFIYWHELVVQPLYNLFMGNTKEQRILHHVLQHAVAGDPQSVLKAIDTYCLEKEWAMNVGDKKGQILDAVVREQCPRVVLELGAYCGYSAVRMARLLEPGARLLTIEINPDYAAITQQMLDFAGLQDRVTVVVGASQDFIPQLKKKYDVDTLDMVFLDHWKDRYLPDTLLLEECGLLRKETVLLADNVIFPGTPDFLAYVRGNSRFECTHFTSYLEYSKAVDGLEKVVYMGPGSPTQP, encoded by the exons ATGCCGGAGGCCCCACCACTGCTGTTGGCAGCCTTCTCACTGGGCCTGGTGCTCCTGGCGCTGGTGCTGTGCCTGCGACGCTGGGGCTTGGCCATACCCTTTATCTACTGGCACGAGCTGGTCGTGCAGCCCCTCTACAACCTGTTCATGGGCAACACCAAGGAGCAGCGCATCCTGCACCATGTGCTGCAGCACGCAGTGGCCGGGGACCCACAAAGCGTGCTGAAGGCCATCGATACCTACTGCTTGGAGAAGGAGTGGGCTATGAACGTGGGTGACAAGAAAG GCCAGATCTTGGATGCGGTGGTGCGGGAGCAGTGCCCGCGGGTGGTGCTGGAGCTGGGCGCCTACTGCGGCTACTCGGCCGTGCGCATGGCCCGCCTGCTGGAGCCCGGGGCCCGCCTGCTCACCATTGAGATCAACCCGGACTACGCCGCCATCACCCAGCAGATGCTGGACTTCGCGGGCCTGCAGGACAGG GTCACCGTTGTGGTCGGGGCATCCCAGGACTTCATCCCACAGCTGAAGAAGAAATATGACGTGGACACGCTAGACATGGTCTTCCTCGACCACTGGAAGGACCGGTACCTGCCGGACACGCTCCTCCTGGAG GAGTGTGGCCTGCTACGGAAGGAGACAGTGTTGCTGGCCGACAACGTCATCTTCCCGGGAACACCAGATTTCCTAGCATATGTGCGCGGGAACAGCCGCTTTGAATGCACACACTTCACCTCGTACCTGGAATACTCAAAGGCAGTGGATGGCCTGGAGAAGGTTGTCTACATGGGCCCGGGCAGCCCAACACAGCCTTGA